In a single window of the Pirellulales bacterium genome:
- a CDS encoding formylglycine-generating enzyme family protein — protein sequence MQTLSHRRIPRTIRFFTLCLSLTIGSIASLHGDENAPTAQRDVPPGMTWIPGGEFMMGSDSRQLAWPDERPAHLVRVNPFWMDVAEVTSADFKKFVDATGYVTVAERAPTAEEILKQTPLGTPPPDPKDLVPGSLVFTPPTRAVQLDDYSQWWKWTPGANWRHPEGPSSNLDGRENHPVVHVSWDDAAAYAKWARKRLPTEADWEFAARGGLDNKPYVWGDRPPDSTHVYANIWQGDFPHRNTKADGFLRTAPVKSFKPNGFGLYDMSGNVWEWCNDWYDRDLFRRRTGNGVVDNPQGPEQSFNPAQPRTPMRVQKGGSFLCSDQYCTRYRPSARHGGAVDTGMSHVGFRCVKSSAK from the coding sequence ATGCAAACATTATCTCACCGTCGAATACCGCGCACGATCAGGTTTTTTACGCTATGTTTATCGTTGACCATCGGTTCCATCGCGTCGCTGCACGGAGATGAGAATGCCCCAACCGCCCAACGTGACGTTCCGCCAGGAATGACGTGGATACCTGGCGGGGAATTCATGATGGGCAGCGATTCGCGCCAATTGGCTTGGCCCGACGAAAGGCCGGCGCATCTGGTGCGCGTGAATCCCTTTTGGATGGATGTCGCCGAAGTCACCAGCGCCGATTTCAAGAAATTTGTCGATGCCACCGGATATGTGACGGTCGCCGAGCGAGCGCCGACGGCGGAAGAGATTCTCAAGCAAACGCCTCTCGGCACTCCGCCGCCCGATCCCAAAGACCTCGTTCCTGGTTCTCTAGTCTTCACACCACCGACGCGTGCCGTGCAATTGGACGATTATTCCCAATGGTGGAAATGGACTCCCGGCGCGAACTGGCGACATCCCGAAGGACCAAGCAGCAACCTCGATGGCCGCGAGAACCATCCTGTCGTGCATGTCTCATGGGATGATGCGGCAGCCTATGCAAAGTGGGCGAGAAAACGATTGCCCACGGAGGCCGACTGGGAATTCGCGGCCCGCGGGGGATTGGACAACAAGCCGTATGTCTGGGGCGATCGGCCGCCAGATTCGACGCACGTCTACGCCAACATCTGGCAAGGCGATTTTCCTCACCGCAATACGAAGGCCGACGGATTTCTGCGCACCGCGCCTGTGAAGTCGTTCAAACCCAATGGGTTTGGACTCTACGACATGTCCGGCAATGTTTGGGAGTGGTGCAACGATTGGTACGACCGCGATCTTTTCCGCCGTCGCACTGGCAATGGCGTCGTCGATAATCCACAGGGTCCGGAACAGAGCTTTAATCCTGCGCAGCCGCGAACGCCCATGCGCGTGCAAAAAGGCGGCTCGTTTTTGTGCAGCGATCAATACTGCACTCGCTATCGGCCGAGTGCTCGTCACGGCGGCGCGGTCGACACCGGAATGTCGCACGTCGGCTTCCGTTGCGTTAAGTCATCGGCCAAATAA